The stretch of DNA ACATTTCTTCAACTACGAATTAAGCAGCCTTGAAAGTTGAAAGAAACAAGTAGGGAAATAAAAGAAGAAGGGAATTCCTTATTTGATAGTCTCATCCCAATCCAATACGAACACGAGTAATGAGCCCCTTTATGTTGTGGGCAATAAGTTTTGTTAAAGTTTTGAATATGTGagtgaaaagaagaaaaaaaaaactttttatatataataaaaagaataaaacagTCTCTTTAAGTATATTTGGGGTAAAAGGTATAGGTGGAGGTGACaagtaaaaaaatgttatttgggttgaattaaaaactaaaatttagatAAGTTTATATGGATATTATGAAACAGTAatagattatataaaattttgatatcaAGTCACGAAAGAGAGATAATTAGAgataatttttgtattaatcaaatgagaaagataattacaataatatgtATGATAAAACTTATATACCTAATTAAAACTACTAACACACCTAAGTAGAGTACTAACTTGTAATTGATATCTAActagaataattaattaacttatagCTAATTTACATCTTTAATATTCTGATAAGCTGAAAGACGTTTACAATAcagtttgagataaataaaacaactactgttaaaaaataaataaagaaatgcaaTTAAACGTCTATTTAGACAATGCCTAACCATCATAAAATAGAagcacaaaatatttaaaatgaaacacTAAAAAGTACACCAACTAAAAGATTTTGAATTGCGGAAAATATATCAACTAAAAGATTTTTGAATGTcggaaatatattaattaaaaaattttgtaTACAAAAAATATACCGACTAAAAAATTTTATATACCGAAAATacgtcaattaaaaaaaatatttaatgattttttttttcttgaaacaagaaacaaaataattatgttgtaatcttgtttctttattttgtttagtATGGGTTGAATATAGAGTCCTTTCTCCGTGCAAGATATTTCCATTGAGAAACTTTTTCATTGAAAGAAACACCACCAAACTTAATTTGGTTGAATTTAATTGAGTATAGATACAGCAAACTGCTTAATACATATGAGATTATCATTGGGAGCCAAGATTTATTATGGTGGAGAGATATGATGTTGTGGCCGAATTTGAGCCTAATTGGTTTGCTCATGCAGTTTAAAGAGTACACGGGAATTGTGAGATAATATTAAGATTCTAACATTTGGTGATGGATGGTGACATTTAATAGACTACAGTCAGCATTTATTCTAAATATAAgatacaaatatataatttgagtgtTCAatgtacaaaattaattaaaatataatgcaATCAAATGTCagagtatattataatttatttttaaaactctcTTTAATTAGGAGTCATGTGTCAATGTTCTAATTGTACATATCGATGATCGGCATAATAAGAACTTTATCTCTGAAACAAAGTGTTAGTGATTCATTCTATTAGCTTCGGTAAAAGTTCCAGTCATTTACTATTAAATATGGCTATAATTGGCTGGCTAGCACACGGACAACTCTTGAGCTTCACAACCTTTTCGTGAGGGTTGTTAAGAGATTATGGTGTGTACCCGCATCTTAAGTACGAGATTATTGCAAAGGAGATTACCAACAAAAGTGGAGTTGTCGCAAAGAGGGATTATTAGAGTCCCACATAAAAAATGCTGTGTTGTGCTTTGAAGTAGAAACCCATGACCATTTTTTCATAAAACTTTATagtttaaaaatactttttgataatattattatttttattttaagtctttataaaatgaattttgttcTTTTCATCTTTTCACTTAAGAAAAATTTCCCCTGTACCCCCACAATTTGCCTTGTACTCCCAAAAAAATTCGAAAATGTCAAAACTAccctcaaatttttttttttttgctatttcaaagaaagtaaatgtaaatatttttttcaccattttgtcATTCACCCAACCGTAAAAGAGATTTCCGGTAGGCTCCAGTTTTCCGGTAACTACTGGAATACTTGTaacaagatttccggtacagagtAAAGTATCGGAAAtgttaaaattgagttttccggtacagaagggaaaagttgtgtaccggaaaCCTTATTTGACAAGTATTCTGGTACAGTAGTAGATTCCGGAAAACTTCATTtctaagttttccggtacagaccaactttttttaattttttttttaagttttttaatttttttttaattttttttaaatgttaacaaataTGGATAATCCACTACTATTAATGGAAAAAACATGCGTCgatattacaaatatttttgacacagatcaggtatgaataaatatatttaatattagtattataaaagtgattaattataattattttatttcagatatttgGTTCAAGGGATTCTGTTGTGAAATGGGCAAAAGaaattggtataaaaaataaagttaccgTTATTATCAGAAGATCAGATATAGAGACGGGTGAGAAATGacggagaaataaattaatattaggttgtgacaaagggggaaaatacaagtgtgctACTAGTTCTAttcgaagttcaacaaaaaaatgtgactgtcctttcaagcttagatcaaaaccattaaaagatagttcaggatggatagttaaagtaatttgtggaattcacaaccatgaattacctgatactttggaggggcatgcatatgttggacgcttaaatgaagaagaaagaaagcatgttcatgaattaacaaaatataatgttgcaccgagacacatattactctcattgcaagaccgagataagagtaatgttactaagatctcacaaatatataaacggAGAAGTATCATTCGATTGCAcgtgagaggtaatagaacaaagatgcaacatttattcaaattaattgaagatgcaaaatatgtgtgCTGGAATAGAAAACGTGAAGACTCCgatgttatgagagatattttttgggcgcatccagattcagtgaagttgttgaatttgtttccgattgtgttgattatggacaatacctacaaaaccaataaatacagaatgccattacttgaaattgttggtatgacatcaacagagaaaacatttgtagttgggtttgcttatttggaatgtgagagggaagaaaacttttgttgggcattagagagactaaaagatttgtttgttacacaaaataaattccctCAAGTAATTGTGACAGACAGAGATCTTGCGTTAATGAATGCAGTTGGCATTGTGTTTCCACATGCTGTTAATTTACTTTGTCGATTTCATatcgaaaaaaatgttggagcaaaatgcaagcaatatgtcttaaaggatagacaagagtcaatattgaatatgtggaaagaCATTATGTATTGTAGTAATGAAAAAGAGTATATGATGCGCTTGCATATGTTTGAACAATCATGTGTTGATACTaaagtgtttgttgattatgtcaaagaaacttggttgactccacataaggaaagatttgttgaagcatggacaaataaagtgatgcatttggggaacacaacgactaacaggtatttaatataattttattatatattgttgaattttattatatattgctgaattgtattatattataattttattatattttctaatgtatctgtaaaaaaaatttacagggTTGAGTCAGCTCACtggaaactgaagttaatgttagaaaatagcatgggtgatttgtgtaaatgttgggaggctatgaacaacatgataaggttacaacataaaagaatcagagcctcgtttcaaaaaagtttttatgatgaagagcatgAGCACATAAATCCATTTTATCAGAGATTGAATACATTTGTATCAACAGAAGCTCAAAGACGTATTGATGAAGAATACGACAAAGTTGAGTGGGTGGGTACTGACAAATCTATATGTGGGTGTTCTCTGATAAGGACATACGAATTACCTTGTGCTTGTGAATTgggacaatataaattaatgggtgaaccaattcctctaggttctgtgcatattcaatggagaaaattaagcatggaaTGTGAACTCACTCAAGACACAGAAGATGGATCAGAGTTGGATATGTCTACTGAGATGAATGCCTTATGGAAACACTTTCGATCACTTGATGTTATTGGGAAACGAGTGTTGAAGAGTAAAGTGCGTGAACTTGCTTTTCCAAGTACAAGTTCAATATGTCCACCACCTGAAAAAGTCAAAACCAAAGGAAGAGTGAAGAAGAGTAAGGGTATGAAGCCAGatggatatgatgtatatcgagacccttcttactttgagcatgttaatgcaacatatggTGAAGATATTGGTTCCCAACCCTCTCaatcaaagaagagacaagcctctcaatcaaagaaacacCCCTCTCAGTCatctcattcttcaaaaaatttgttattgacACAATTTCCTGATATTATTCAGCcatacattgatgacatatttgacgtggcagctgatggaaattgtggttTTCGCGCTATTGCATTATTGCTTGGTTTCGGTGAAGAGTGTTGGTCTTTGGTCCGCAAGAGATTGGATCAAGAGATTGTTTCTCATGTAACTCCATATGATAGATTGTTCACAGGACGCATTAAAGAAGTAAGAGATTCGTTGATGATATCCGGCTTAGGTGTTCAACCCATGGATAAATGGTTGTCCATacctgatatgggttacgtgatagcgacagcatataatattattcttgtcaCGTTCGGTCTGACATTTTCAATGACTTTCTTTCCTATGAGGGGTTCACATTCCggatcgacaaaaaatgattgcatttgttgtattggttttgttaatgGAAATCACTGGGTTCcggtaattattttcttatacttttttaaattttattctggtaatttttgtcttatattttgttaatttatttaatttttgcagttAAGGATGAAAGATGGATTTCCAATGCCAGACATTGCACCAGGTTGGAAGCAATATCGTACCAATGAAGCAACTTCTTGGGCAATAGCATATACAGGCCGTCTACAACACTGGGGGTATTTATTAGGCCGGTTGTCACGTGTTACCCAAAATCCACCTAGGGAAACCGTAGATGCAATGTCTTTAGATGAaccttaatgttttaaaattgatacaaaatCACTTTAATGTAACCGACATttcaattgttattaattaattttagttttttgtcaTGCATTTTAGTAATTGATTTTatcttgtatttatttcataaagtaaccgacataacaatatttaataattaataaagtaaccaacataacaataattaatagagTAACtgacataacaataattaataattaataaagtaaccgacataacaataattaataaaataactaacataaagtgttcataaaataaCTGACATAATAATAGTTCATCAaaagtgttcataaaataaCCGACATAACAATAGTTCATCAAAAGTGTTACTACTAACTAATGCGACTACGTGATAAATACAAAGCTTTATAAAAGTGAATATACAACTCGTCATTTGGACTAGCTTGATGTTGACTCAACCCCTGTTGTATAAGATCACCGATCTGCTGTAGAATAGGTGGCGGCTGTGAACTAGAAGCATCTGCACTGGTGGGCGGTACACTATAACGTGGGACCTGAGGTACACCATCTGGTAGCACCAGCAGTGGATGAGACACCTGATAGAACCACTCCAAATATTCATCTTCACACTCAGATGGATATGTAGCTGGACGAAGCTTGTGAAATAGCTCTGTCACTGGCGTCACATATCACAACCATTCCACATCTACATCAAATAATCTAGCAGGATCTGGAAGTGGCGGTGAAGGAATATATTGGATATATCCAAATTGTCTCAAACACCTCTCTGGTAGATATTTCACTATAGTGCTGCATAATCGAATGTGACCAGTATAAAGCATGATATCATCAAAAGGAATGACACCCCTGTGATTCTCCCATGGTCTCCATATAACATCTACAGGTGTCAATGCATCAATAATACTTCTGTATTCGTGGACCTTATGCTTGCCTTGCTTATAGCACCATCTATTCATTCGGGCAAAACATTCAACGTCAGCACCCTGATCACCTCTATTACAAATATTCGGAAAATATTCGTAAATCTAGCactgttacaaataaaaaaattaaataattaatactaacaattaaatacaacataaaaaaattaaataaataattaacaattaatactaaaatataattgatacctGAAGCAGCGTCATGTATCCACCTAGCTGTTTGGTGTCATAATAGCAGGCATCTGAGAGGTAGTCATAAAGCACCACTAGTGCAGCAGTACCCCATGCATATTTATGTATACCATCTAAATATCTGAATAAAGGCAGGTACTTCGCATCAACTAGAGTATGACTCTTATCAGTGAAAATAGTACTCCCGACTAAATTCAACAGATATGCCCTAGCAGCATAGTCAAACCTCTCTGCTGCACACTGCCTTCTGAACACCTCCTTCAACCAATCCAATCTATAGTGTGCACCTCTAGTCTTTTTGGTCTCCTCCCAGATCTCTTCCGTGGTCACTCCTAATAGATGGACGACAAGATTACACGTCGTTACTCTATCTACATCGGGTGGACTGTAGAACTCACCCCTAATAGGCAATCCGAGAAGATTggcaacatcatccaaagtaatcgtcatttcaccaaatggcatgtgaaatgacgatgtctcgaaatgccatctttcaacaaacgcagatatcaagttgttgtcgatcatcttcaaactaccCCGTTGTAATGGGTTCAGACCTGAAAAATTCACCCAATTCTCTATGGGTCGCGGAAGTACCGACGgagtaaattgttgcattttcttcccatgcgcaacaattttcagcaatggtcgctcctgtatacaaaaaaaaaatgacattaaaattaaatttagacaacaaatattaattaatttaaatatttttaatgcattataagtaataattaatttaatatacctcACCAAACCATAGTCTAGCTAAAACATGATAACGATATCGTGTAAGGACAGACAAATCATAAGGTCCTCCAGGATACCGTGTGAGCTCACCAGGTCCCTCAGCTCCATATGCTCTCCATCATGAGCAGGTGCAGCCTCCTCCTGCTCATGTACATCCACCTGCTCGTGCACCATATGCTCATGTACATCCACCTGCCCATGTACCACATCTTCCTCATGCACTATAGAAGGCTCCCCCTGATCATGATGTCCCTCATCGTCGTCTTCAATAATCATacgtcttcttctccttgaagtTGTCGGTCGTATCCTCTCTGGGGGATTCATCGGAGTCGATGTAGAAGTCTCGCTGTCCCGTGTAATTCGTATGATTTTGCCGTCTCTTCCTCGTGcacccactgaaaaattaaaatattaaaagaaataaatcacaataacttataaaaatatacgtaacttccggaaaacttgatgctcaagttctccggtaactaccggaaatgttggcaatcaagttttccggaacacCTTATGTACCAGATaacttaaaaatatgttttctgGAACactcttctgtaccggaaaacttcatgCAAGATTTCCGATACCGGCAAACATTACAAGGTTTCCGGAGTACaacttctgtaccggaaaacatGTTTctctgttggattttgatcctttgattcctaattttgacataattaataattcaacaatgttcaNNNNNNNNNNNNNNNNNNNNNNNNNNNNNNNNNNNNNNNNNNNNNNNNNNNNNNNNNNNNNNNNNNNNNNNNNNNNNNNNNNNNNNNNNNNNNNNNNNNNNNNNNNNNNNNNNNNNNNNNNNNNNNNNNNNNNNNNNNNNNNNNNNNNNNNNNNNNNNNNNNNNNNNNNNNNNNNNNNNNNNNNNNNNNNNNNNNNNNNNNNNNNNNNNNNNNNNNNNNNNNNNNNNNNNNNNNNNNNNNNNNNNNNNNNNNNNNNNNNNNNNNNNNNNNNNNNNNNNNNNNNNNNNNNNNNNNNNNNNNNNNNNNNNNNNNNNNNNNNNNNNNNNNNNNNNNNNNNNNNNNNNNNNNNNNNNNNNNNNNNNNNNNNNNNNNNNNNNNNNNNNNNNNNNNNNNNNNNNNNNNNNNNNNNNNNNNNNNNNNNNNNNNNNNNNNNNNNNNNNNNNNNNNNNNNNNNNNNNNNNNNNNNNNNNNNNNNNNNNNNNNNNNNNNNNNNNNNNNNNttcaatcattctctcattaacaatgataaacactcataaactctcattaacacaatacaacacattgttaacattctgatattgctttttcagatcaaagccaaaaagattatccttaatcattgagagagctgaaaaagtattcttgagagaaaagacaatgttctcataatccatcattgaataaccagattcgtgagaagacacattgattcaagattgaagacttcttttattctgtttgaaataattACTTTGTAAACAAAACGACTGATAGAAAtctagctagaaactggtggcgatcttcttgggtgagaggcctcatcaagaaggagccgtactttgattttgtgtgagtctgctgattgactacaaggatcaaggggtgagcaataggaaagagattgtgagagatagataggtttcgaggaaactggacaatctgtaaacaattcacaattctttctattggagaaaaagctgaaatccagttggattgtcaggactggatgtaggttgtctcgttgacaactgaaccaggataaatcttggtgcattctatcccttatacttttacttttaattgctaatcttgtatgccgttttataattccgctgtgtgtataaATCTgaattaatttcttaaagactgatatattctgattatttcgaggtcataataatcaacaattggcctcagagcttgacttttcgagaggtaaaactcataaaaggaatatggcctcaactgattttctaggagaaggcgcatcactagcaagacctccagcattcaatggaacagcttatatgtacttgaagcacaggatgctgatatttctggaagccagtggaatagacatccttgacgctgttgaaaatggcccatacattcccaagatcgcaggaacaaatgacttgatgatccccaagcccagagccgaatggtctgaggacgataaaaagaaggtaggttataatgctaaagctaagaacattataacatctgctttgtgtgcagaagaattctttagggtatcaaactgcaaatcagcaaaggaaatgtgggacattcttcaagaaacacatgaaggagccacagatgtgaaaagagctcgcgtaaatacacttatgcacgaatacgaattgttcagcatgaagaaagatgaatctataagtgatctacagacgaGATTTACACACGTTATAAACAACTTTCATGCactgggaaaacaggtggagaatgaacagcagatcagaaagatcatgaggtgtctaaccagagaatgacagcccaaaataactgctattgatgaatctaaagatctagcaaaaatgaccactgcaacgctatttggaaaactcagggagcacgaaatgTAGTTGCATCgactagatgagtcagaactagaaagcaggaaaaagaaaggactatctttgaaagcccaaacgcatcaatcaaaaactgaacaagaaagttgctcagatgaatcaagcagtgagactgatgaagagcctgagattggtttacttgtcaagaagtttaagaaatttctgaattcagaaaaccatctagctccaagactactgacaacaagaccattacatgctatgaatgtggtaaaactggtcacataaagtcagaatgctacaaattgcagaacaaaaatagagctacaaaaccaaaaggcaaggaaccagtcaccaaaaccagaaaagcttatattgcatggaatgacaacgaagaatcctctgcttcttcagatgaagaagaagcgaatatgtgtctcatggcaaataccgactcagaatcagaaaatgaggttagttcacaatctaatccaacatatgatgagctacaagaagctttcaatgaactgcatgatgattatgtgaattccataaaacagttgttgagcacaaagaaaatgtttgaacaaatgaaaaatga from Cicer arietinum cultivar CDC Frontier isolate Library 1 chromosome 3, Cicar.CDCFrontier_v2.0, whole genome shotgun sequence encodes:
- the LOC101514352 gene encoding uncharacterized protein; protein product: MECELTQDTEDGSELDMSTEMNALWKHFRSLDVIGKRVLKSKVRELAFPSTSSICPPPEKVKTKGRVKKSKGMKPDGYDPYIDDIFDVAADGNCGFRAIALLLGFGEECWSLVRKRLDQEIVSHVTPYDRLFTGRIKEVRDSLMISGLGVQPMDKWLSIPDMGYVIATAYNIILVTFGLTFSMTFFPMRGSHSGSTKNDCICCIGFVNGNHWVPLRMKDGFPMPDIAPGWKQYRTNEATSWAIAYTGRLQHWGYLLGRLSRVTQNPPRETVDAMSLDEP